TCCCTTATCACTAGGATTGGCATGGCTGCTGTGACTCGGGCTGTGACACTAATGACTCCACTCCCCTTTCTGCTCAGACGTTTCCACTACTGCCGAGGCCCCCTAATTGCCCACTGCTACTGTGAGCACATGGCTGTGGTAAGGCTTGCCTGTGGAGACACTCGCTTCAACAATATCTATGGCATTGCTGTGGCCATGTTTATAGTGGTGTTGGACCTGCTCTTTGTTATCCTGTCTTATATCTTCATCCTTCGAGCAGTTCTACGTCTCTCCTCTCAGGAGGCCCGTTACAAGGCCTTTGGGACATGTGTGTCTCACATAGGTGCTATCTTAGCTTTCTACACACCTGTGGTCATCTCCTCAGTCATGCACCGTGTGGCTCGCCAGGCTGCCCCTCATGTCCACATACTCTTTGCTAATTTCTATCTGCTCTTCCCACCCATGATTAATCCCATCATCTATGGTGTCAACACCAAGCAGATTCGCAAGCGAGCCTTAGGACTATTCTCAAGAAAGGATGTATAAATGGAGAGTTAGGGACAGGTGGAAAAAGAGTGGGACAGACTGAATGctgaactgggggtgggggtatgaTAGGAAGTGGAGGGATGCCAGTTTAGTTCTTTCCTGGTATAATGAAAAAACTTAATGATGTCCTGAAACTCAGTCACCAGTCTGATCAGGACTCATGGGGCTGTATTCTTTGGTTGCCTTTGAATTCAAAGGCTGACTGCTGACTTTGCTGCCTTCTCAAAGAGCCCACTCTATTAGGAGGCTTGACAAAGGCTTGACCCACTCTCCTCTTGGTAACATCATCTAAAGACAAAAAGATGCTTTCAAGTTCATTTAATAAGACTGTGAGAATCTGAGTTTCTATTCAGAGCCACTGGGATCATGAGCTGGGAAAGACCAACATTTCATCTGAGACAAGAGTACTTATACAGTTTGAAAGTTGATGTCCAGTATCTAGCTAAACATTACCAGTTTTGGGGAACTCAATCTTCCTGGGCTATAGGTTCCAAGTCAGACAATTTtgcttgttaaaatttatttcttcagttgAGTCAGCCTATGTATTCTTTGACCTATTTTGACCTCTATATTCTCATGGCCAATCTCTGAGTAAAACATGTCCCCTGCCATTTCTTTACACATCATGCAACTCTTTGCACACAGATCTAGCTTATGTTTTCACCAAGAATGtgaattctttattcattcaataatccAGTCACAAAACATTATTGAGTCCTAAATCTGTGCTGGGAATACATATTAAGGTGGGGGTGCTGCACTTATGTCTATGTCCTAAGACAAAGGAGGAAATGCTAAACATAATAGGTTGTCTCTGACCTGCCCATCACAAGGCTCAGTATCATGAAAGACATAGGTAGGCAAAATAGACAGGAGATGGGGATATTGAcctgtattctctttcttttcttctatccaATGCAAACTTACATGCTAGAAAATTTCCTTAATGTTAATCCTGACAACTAGAATTTGTGTGTGATCATATAGGCCCTCATACACCATCTTCCACAAAtgcattcttctatttttatcttgTGAGTCCCTTGTTTCCTCAGACTACTCTTTAGAAATTATATATCTCTATCTTATTCTGCCTTAATTTCTGTCTCTGGGTCTACATATATATCTAGACATATTATTTAGCTTTGAAAGAATCTGAGCCTATGTCAGGTGGGGTATGGACGGATGGAAGTTTCAAAGAGGGGAGACTGTAGCACGAACCCAGGGTCTTATGCTTGGTTCACATCTCTGCTTTTATAATTCCCTCTgacaccaaaacacacacacacacacacacacacacacacacacacacggaaatgATATTCTAcctttagtttctattttgttaaaaCCTCTCGTTTCTTCTGAGCATAGTTGGTACAGGTGGAAagcttaaaaactgaaaatactaaaaacacaGTGTATAACTTGAAAGAAGCTATTTCCAAACAGAGGTCTTCTTATCCTTCTGATGACTTACATGAGGAATGTCACCAGCCTGTAGATCTTACCCATCCCCAATGAGGAAAGAATGGCTTGGCTTCCATTATAAGTCCAATATTACAAAGATC
Above is a window of Panthera uncia isolate 11264 unplaced genomic scaffold, Puncia_PCG_1.0 HiC_scaffold_2586, whole genome shotgun sequence DNA encoding:
- the LOC125917850 gene encoding olfactory receptor 52K2-like, with the protein product LITRIGMAAVTRAVTLMTPLPFLLRRFHYCRGPLIAHCYCEHMAVVRLACGDTRFNNIYGIAVAMFIVVLDLLFVILSYIFILRAVLRLSSQEARYKAFGTCVSHIGAILAFYTPVVISSVMHRVARQAAPHVHILFANFYLLFPPMINPIIYGVNTKQIRKRALGLFSRKDV